In Kryptolebias marmoratus isolate JLee-2015 linkage group LG2, ASM164957v2, whole genome shotgun sequence, the genomic stretch CTCCATGAGCTgcagtggcaaaaaaaaataatgcacaaGTCTTTATCCAGTTAAGGAAAACTGCAGCATGCCtccagtttatatatatatatatatatatatatatatatatatatatatatatatatatatatatatatatatatatatatgtatatatatatatataacatcagacatctcagtccagaaatgtgcagttctaggcacagccaagatactgcgcagaaccctcaagctcccaggcctctggtagaggacccgagctcagaggatgaaacaaagaccacccgcggagggtgagaagggatttttttttttttttatgtctgctttctcatttatttatgtatatataaatgAGAAAGCagacatgcttttttttctccttttttctgatTTACCTCTGCGAGCAAAGGAGAGGATAATATCTGCTTTGCCGTGGTTGACTTCGATGAACCTCAGAGGAGCTGCATCACTCCACATCTTCAGGGCTAAACGGAAGGACCTCTCCACTTCCTCCCTACTCATGTCTGGAGTATATTGTGACACCCTGCATCCCAGGggtaaaaatgcatttaaaaaaaaaaaaaacaccaggcGTCAGGCGCAGCAAACTCTACATCAGCAATTTCACAATGTAAAAATACGATCTTACGTGTATGTGATGGTGTTGTTCTTCCATTTGGGCTTACTGGGGTAAAAGCTGAAGTTGTCCACATCTGGAACACCACACCTGGGCTCCCTCATCACATCCAGTGTGTGAGAGTCCAGGCTTCCAGTTTCTCTCAGACCGAAGAAGTTCTGCATCTTCCTGACCCCCTCCTCCATGGCCGATGTGGACCTGATCCTCCTCGCTCCACCTCTGTGCTCTCTCAGGTCCAGACTGTAGAACCTCCTGAGATATGCCTGTTGAGACGTAGGTATGTTTGAGAACTGTGTCTGAGAGGTGTCTGTAAACTGTTACAATACTTGAAAACAGCATACTGATGTACTGTTCATGAAAGTCatgaaaacagttaaatatACAGTGGTAAAGTGTAAACGAACAGTTATAGACGCACCAAGCAGACGTAAATAACTGTAATTATTCTgcatgaaactttatttttatttaaattggtgAAACTCATCGTGTACTGATAACAATAATAGGTGTGGATGTATTTCACAAattgctcttcagcaggtcttcaagttctgcaaaagcctgttaatcactcagtcatttaaatctgGTGTCtcagagcagggaaacaactaaaacatgcaggagagtgggccTCCAGGagcaggactggacaccactggtgtaaaagaaaacagtaaaatattgtCACCATGTATGTCAGAATACATCTACTGATACAGAATGTCCTCTGTAATTTATTTGAATGGTTCATTATTGTAGTTTACATAACTGGTTACTGTCTGTGACTGGAGGGTAACAGTGGATTTACTGTCATCTTTATATTTAAAGGTTAGAGgggtaataaaaaaatcttgtacatatatgtgtgtatacatattaaatctatctatctatctatctatctatctatctatctatctatctatctatctatctatctatctatctatctatctatctatctatatatctatctatctatctatctatctatctatctatctatctatctatctatccttAATATTATCATATGAAGTCCTCATATGAAACTGGTTAAAATTACAATATGCTTTCATATTATTACTTCTTGAATTACCACATTTGGATTGACCTTTGCAAGGGGAGTACAAATAATTATATTATGATGCATCTACAATTGTCAAGGTGAGggctttatgtattttttatacatgtttttgtaaataaataaatatagtctCAATATAGTCCCATACAAAGGTGTTAATCCTTATTTTCAAAGGTTAAGGgagaaatgaaataatttaaattgttaACACAAATGATCTTTAAAGAGGAAGCATGGCCATTTGtggcacaacacacacaaaaaaataaatcatcactTCTGATCACTGCCATCTCTAGGTGtaggattttattgttttaaagtgaagGGTTTTCCAAGGtttattaaatctaaaacttAAGTTTTTCTCCACAGTTATCAACCTGTTACTCCTGCCGTTTTAGAGAAACCCAtgccaaaaatataaaaattaggATTGAGCATAGTGAGCTATGACCTTTGGTTGCAACAGTTCCGTCGcagacaaaattcacaaaaataaataaacaatgtaaaGAATTTCACCATAGACTTTAATGGGATTTTGGTGTGGCGAGTAAGAAAAGCCAGCCCTCTCTGAGGCTTTAAAGTTTGGACatacagaaacatcattcaaggTTCAAACAGGTCATGGAAAGTCAGACAATGTGTGAAGTTAAGTTTTAAGTtgttattttaagcttttatcaCAGATTGTTCAACTTACAGTGTGATGTCACACACTAAAGACTGAGATGTTTAAACTTCACAAATTTTATGCAAACTCTTTGTATTTTCTTGGGTtctacatgttttattcaaactctcattgacttccattataTCTAAGCTCAAAactttctcttcaaaactggaagtgaaggatttttttaatttattttttttaggttgtcCTATCTTCCAAATAAAACACTAGATATGTACTGTAAAAGGTCACACGTAGCTTTACTCACTTATGTTTCAGGATCTTTTCAAAATGACTTAaagttttcacacagaaacagtttttaggCTTACttctctgcttttctgtctgcctgtctccttaagagtgctgtcagggagtgacatatgtgtgtggttaccatggtgaccctaatgagccactggcagcagctttgacGTTTCATTCTCTTCACATTGTAGTACggtttatatatcaaaacagattattagaaaagaaaattccACCTCTTTGCTTTTTAGAAGAAAGTAGATGTTGCAATTTTAGGCAGAAGCTGCGACGGCACCCTTGCTTCAGTAAGTttctagttttaaataaataaaaaaaaggttgatccttgaaataaaattcaaacagcttttatttaaacgACCCCgtttaacctaaacaaagaaagtgttcatttttatttgataaagtaAAAAATTCCTGTGAAAGCTCCTGCTCATCAATGAATAACAACATATTAACTctaaaaaaacacccaacaagtaaaaaaattacttatattttacattttaagcaTCTCCATGtatatttgattaatttttgttAAACTGAGGTTCTCTGAGAACTTTTACCGACACTCAGTCTTCAAATTCATAAAgtgaaaacatctgttttcagacaaaaatatagataaattagtatttataatgaaagaaaacactCGTATTATATTGTAGCTACACTTTTTTATCAACTCAGATATGCATAGATATAAATGTAAGCACAAATATGTTTAGTATTTCCAGTGAGGAAGTcataataaaagacaaaactcatGCATTGTAAAATTTCTGTAATGAGATCCACGATTATatttttcctctgcagcagcgATTGTTGACCCACAAACCTCAGCCAGCTGCACGTCCTCACGCCTCAGCTGCTGATCCTCGCGAATGGGTCGAGTCCACGACGGCTCCACGAACATCAGTGAGCCCAGGACGGACGCCCACATCCAGAACAACTCCATGTTTCAAATGTTCATTTCCTCCAGGCTTTTTTCACGGGAGTATATATGAAGTTCTTCAGCAGTCATGTGACCTTGAAAGAGTGCGGTCCTGGTAGTTACAGAGGTACCTGCAGTAATTTTCTGGAGGTTTTTGTGGTTAAAACCTCCAGTGAAACAGCTATACATCCGTCTGGgatttctgtctgtaaacactgtGTTTCATAGTATGGAAATGAATGTTTCTGAGTAAGTCAAGTgcaaacctgcagctgtttgcGAGGAAAGCCTAAATTAGTCTCTGCCTCGTCTGCACATCAGTCTGCACAgcatgcagacaaaaaaaagatttatatcaCACCGACCACAGAGTGGCTGAGGCCATTTTACACCAACATACATTCAAGCAGCACATTTCATCAAGTTTGCATCGCAATTTTTTTATCTCAATAAACCACAACCAACGAGGCCCACAGCAAATATTAACAGGCACTTTCAAGTAACTCCTTGCTGGGTGTATTTCATGAAGTGGTTTCAGCAGCCAAGCCAGGAATTTGCCGTCTCCACTCCGACAACGTGTTTGAGGCTGTAGTCAAACTTGTAGACTTGTTGTCCCACAAAGAAGTAGATGAAGTCTaaagtaaaaagagaaaaagcaaagaaacaaaatgaatcttCAGAAGCTGAACACAACAACAGATCACATCCGCTGCTGATTGTCTTTTGAACTCAAATAGCTCCTTTTGCTCCCAGTTAAATGAGAACGTATGTCATGTGGAGTACCTAAATATCaacttttatagtttaaatCACAGACTGCAGGCACGTGTGCTGCAAAAATAACCAACTTTGCATGCAAATTAGCATTCCTGTGTTGCTAATAATAAAGCAAATTGTAAAACCCCCTAAAGCCACAGACACAACACTGCACTGGAAATGTCTTCGTAAACTTTGCTGTTTCGTTTTTTCAAAAGTACAAGTAACTGAACCTGTACTGCAAACATACAAgactctttgtttgtttgtttgtttgtttgttttttgctcactTTCTTTAGAAAAAGCTGCGTTTATTGTGGCGTTGACTCCAGGAAAGTCCTCGCTGATGTACTTCGGGTAACCAAAGTCCATCACCTTTCGGTTTTCATTGTAGctgaaaatgacacaaaacaaagacagtcaGAGGCACAATCACGCGTTTGTCGCTGCTTTGTGAGTTTGTCATCAAATCAGTGGCCGTACACATGCGCTGTGAGAGAGTtcgttttgatttttttatatttgtcctTCATGTCTCCATTTCCTTGGACTGTGCAGGACTGACAAAAGCTTCATATTTATCAACAGTAGTGCAATTCTGAGGTAAACTTGGCCCCAAGTAACCTCAaactattaaaagaaaaatcacctgACGCCCCAACATGGAAAGAAAAAGCATCTTAGTTGGAAATACGATCGCAGCACAGTCTTTAAACCGAATTGGTTCCTTTCTCGTCTTACCTCCAGTACATGTTTTGCATGAAGAAGAGGGTACGGCCCGTTTTGACGACGTGCACCGCTGCGTCAACTTCCCGCACCCAAGCTGGAAATCCGAAAAAACTAAGTGCTCTGGCCTTTCCTTTAATAACAGAACCTTTCACTGTCCAGAAGGAAGACTCTGTCAACAGAAACGCATCAGTTCAAACTAATATTACTTAACATGTAAAATTATTAAGTGATTTATAAATGTCATGGCTTAAAAGGTTCAAAGAATGATGCAGGTTAGGACTCCTTCACAGTAGATGATGACCCTGCtacaactacaacaaaaaaaatttaaaaatcagccGGGCATTGATGGCAAGGAGTGTATTAAGAACACAATGGACTTCCCATTACTTGTAATAGGGTGTGATAAGTCGTGGAGGGTTTTGAGCATACACAAAACTTCCACGGTGAGGCGATCTATCATGGTGGAGGCAGCGTGTTTACATCGTAGGGCCCACATGCACTGGTTGTCCAGAATTTGAAACAAGCTATATGAGCCTCATGCCTGAGCTTTGGATTTGAGTGTGACAAGGTCACAGAAAGTCATGCCAGAGAGTCATGGCAGAGTCATGCCAGGACTGGCACAAAGTTTGTGGTGAGGGGACAGAAGATAGTCTATGTGCGGGGGGGGATAGTCGGGGAAAGAACCCTACTGATAGTGTGGCAGCGTCATGCTCGTCTTCactctgaaggaggttttccaaagtACCACCTTCTAACAGGTCATATATGTCGAGAAGAGCATAGCAGGGTCGTCATCTGCTGTGAAGGGGACCTTATAATGGTAGGAATGGCAGCGGGTCGTTACCATGAATAAGGTAAGCTGCTGATCTGCGAGGTATCCAGAAGGCGGCATCGATACTGGTTTTAATCTTAGGCATAAAGTTGCTGATGGGACCTTCTTTGATGTCAGACTGCTCATTGTGTTTTATCCAAAGATATCTTGCAAGATGAcaaacagattgttttaaatctgtgtgtgcAGTGTGTTTTGCCTAATATCACATTTTTCAAGGAAGACAGGCTGAATATCTGTTTATAAAATGATGATAAGAACAGTTCTGGACATGCCTGTCTCTGAAGAAGAAGGTAGCACGGCCGAGGGTCGTTACTGCGTCGAACGTCAGGTCCGGTGCACATCTGTCCTGCAAGAGTCGGGAGGACAGTGGTCTGGACAGCCAAGGGAAGTTCCTCAAAATATAATTTGTACCAGCTCTGAGAGGACCTGACAGACACCAGGGCAAGGACAAATCAGTGTCTATTTGGAGGGAAATGTTCAAGAGTGAATTACTGGTTTATATTTCCAGCATGTAGACACAGATAAAAACGGCTTACTGTAAAGCGCGTTGATGTTGGCCACATCCTCTCTGGACAGCAGGTTTGAAGGGCGGGACATTTTGTAGGTCGGATACATCACCGATGCTGGGTTTCTGGAGTGCTTGAGGCCTAAAGCGTGGCCAAACTCGTGAGCCGCTACCACAAACAGGTTGAAACCTACAACAGCatgaagataaagaaaaacaccgCATtcgtaatgtttttaaagcctttggTGGTGGTCTGCAGCGAGCTTCCTAAGCGAGTCAGTTCAGGACCTGTTTTTTCTCCTGCCGTCCAACGCTCGTCATCATCAAAGTGCGTGTCCCCTCCAGCGCCCAGCCCCGGACCGAAAGCATGAGCCAGAGTGCCTCGGGGCCCGTCAAATGGATAAAAGTCACCGTGCGCTAAAACCAGGAACCAcagagaaaactttttttttgtcatgctAATAGAAAATTACAGGCTTCAGTTCAGCTCATCTGAGTGAGTGTGTGACGCTCAGCAGCTGGTGGAAGATGACGCCGTGgcagataacatttaaattactACTGTGGCTCCCCACATCTAATGCCACAGAGCTGTAATGCTTTAGCCCAAACTATCAGCTGAGAAATGGTTTTCTGTCATCTCCTGTTTGGTGTTGGCGAAAGACAAGCCTACCATTGGTTGCAAACTCCACCATGATGTCAGCACTGTTGGTGCGTAACCGGACAAACGTCAGGCCGCTGGCTCGGGCCCAAACGTTGAAAGCTGACTGGATTAAAGAGTCCACAGCGCTACGAGGCAAGTCCCTGGTGTATCTGCCGACGctgtgagagagaaaagaatgaGAAATGGTGCCAGTTAATGTCATGGTCATGTCAGAAATCTTTCTGTAGGGCTTGTGCAGCTTACATCAGATCTATGTTTGACTCTTATGTTGTACGGAAGGCTTCCTTTATTGTGTGATTCCTGTTAAATTTCTTCTTAATGATCAGCTAAATTCTTCGTTGATTTAAGAAAATCCATCCAGAACAGAAGTCCAAATAAACAGCAGTAAGAGAAAAACGGAAAAATGGGAGTTGGGTATGATGCTACCAATAACTGAATGGTTTAATGAAGACCTCAGATCATCCATGGCCCTCACTAAGAAGACAATAAAACTTGACTAACCACGAGAGGTTAAGTAGTAACAAGGTTTCTGGCACAGTCCCACCCTCCTGTCCAAAACAATCCTCCTCTCCCATCGCCTGGGTCTCTTACATGTCCGCCCCCAGTAGAACGACCGATTGCCTTTTTCAGTGTGTCaccatctattcatccattttttttctccagcttctcctctccgggttgcagggagctggtgcctatctccagcagtcactgtgcgaaaggcgtggggacaccctggacaggtcgcaagtccgtcacagggacacatagagacaaagacaaacaaccattcactcctagggacaatttagagttaccaattaacctaacatgcatgtttttggtctgtgggaggaaaccagagtactcaGAGTAGCCTCACGTGGAAAcgccacccagaaaggccccaggtcgaGAAGtgatcctgcgaccttcttgaTGGGAGAGTGTGTCTCCCTGCTACCTAAATCCGACTCTACTCAAACAACTGAACCATCTCTGACTGCATGACGTTCAACTAATTTCTAGTATTTTGCAAGAGCAGAAGCAGCCCCAAGCTAAGAGTTGGTAAAACAATCATAATAGTTGCTTTTCCTGGATTCTCCCTAAAATACATTTGCTCTGTATGTAATTCATAAGGATTTCTTTAAACACAGCTTACATTTAAGTAGACAGTAAGTGTTACATAAGCTTAAGCATGCAGCGTTATGCTGCTGCTTGAACAAACCCACAAAACCTCCCAGAGGCTGAAAATCTGTTGGCTGCAATGATTTTGTGGCACCAGCTTCTGCCTATTTCTGATGCAGGTCTTCTCGCCTGCTGGATTAAACTGGAAGTTGTGTGGCTCACCTTGTTTAGAACCATCAGACTGCTTTACTTTTTGATATAAGTGCCGTCTTTCATACGAGCGGCGGCATCAGCGTGAACCTCTTTGAAACTCCATACCTGTAAGTCAAGACGTTCTTGTTCCAGCGCGTCCCCTGCGTGTGGCTGTAGTCCTCCACGTCTGGAACGCCACACCGAGGACTCCTCATCACCTCCAGGGTGTCGGAGTCCAACGCTCCTGTTGCGTTGAGCCCAAAGAAAGTCTGCATGTCTTTCACTTTGGAGGCGAAGGAGAGCCCGCTCCTCCTCATGCGTCCCAACGGATCTGTTTGCAAGTTGTAGAACTGATGGAGGTAGTTCTAGCAGATacagcagataaataaatatgggAATTTGGAAATCCTTTTTTCCCAGCATTAAAGTGCACAACTTTAAAGCTGTGTTAGATCCATTGATTTAATTATCTGTTGAATGTGTCTTCgtaatgattaaaacaaatgtaattcacagtaataaactgaataaaatctaAGGTAGCAGCTTGCTTAGAAGGGTAAATATAAGCTAAAATGGCATGAGGAAGGAGAAAATGAAGATGCtcaataaaatctgcacaatttcTGCAGCAAAACTGGTGGTTAGTCACCTCTGCAAGAAAACTAATGTAATAACTTGTTAAATGTCAACACACACAGGCCAAATGTGCGGCCTTGCAATATGTTTAACGCGTCTCGGCACAGATTTTCCGCAGAATCCCATGCAGTCAGCTCGCAAGCATTTGCAGTGACGTGAATGCAGTCATGCACTTACTGTGGCCAGCTGCAAGTCAGACTGTGGCTCCAGTGAACGGGCGCTCTCCTCCTCCGGCGTAAGTGTCGGCGCTGTGAGACCCGGGTCCAGCACCAGCAAGACCAGGACACAGGCAGGGAGCAGCGTGACCCGCATGTCGCACACTTTGACGCCACATGAAGCTGGAAGGTTGGGTTAATGAGGAAGGCCCTTTTAAACGGTTCTTGTGACTCATAACACTTTGCAAAtcctcaacaacaaaaaaaaaacaactcacacAGTGGTGGCTATGGATTTAGGGAGGGGTTTGTGGAGAGTTAAGgacagtaaaagacaaaaaaaaaaggtaatttgaagatttatttttatcatgagACCTATTAGAGGGCATGGGGAATTTAAATAGATCCAGTGCTCTCTGCACAATATCAACTTCTTGATCTAGTGTTTAAATTCAGCGGAAAGGTCTGACTGAAAcggaacaaaaacaagtgataaaACTGGTGTTGAAACCAGAGCTTGACTCAACATGTAATTCATCTGTAATTCTCCTTACTGTCCCAGGAGgctacaggcaaaaacatgtgGCTATTTAcaccgttaaaaaaaaaaaaaaagaacacccaGATCTCATTTGCAATCAAATATTTCCTCAGCAGAGCCTCTGCAGAGGAACCTCCCTTCAGACTGATGCAACGCAGTGACCTGAAAGGCACCGCTCGGTCCCACAGCGTTCCGCAGA encodes the following:
- the mmp20b gene encoding matrilysin; this encodes MRVTLLPACVLVLLVLDPGLTAPTLTPEEESARSLEPQSDLQLATNYLHQFYNLQTDPLGRMRRSGLSFASKVKDMQTFFGLNATGALDSDTLEVMRSPRCGVPDVEDYSHTQGTRWNKNVLTYSVGRYTRDLPRSAVDSLIQSAFNVWARASGLTFVRLRTNSADIMVEFATNAHGDFYPFDGPRGTLAHAFGPGLGAGGDTHFDDDERWTAGEKTGFNLFVVAAHEFGHALGLKHSRNPASVMYPTYKMSRPSNLLSREDVANINALYSPLRAGTNYILRNFPWLSRPLSSRLLQDRCAPDLTFDAVTTLGRATFFFRDRYLWIKHNEQSDIKEGPISNFMPKIKTSIDAAFWIPRRSAAYLIHESSFWTVKGSVIKGKARALSFFGFPAWVREVDAAVHVVKTGRTLFFMQNMYWSYNENRKVMDFGYPKYISEDFPGVNATINAAFSKENFIYFFVGQQVYKFDYSLKHVVGVETANSWLGC